ATCTTCCTAAATATATTAGGATccttgattaaagttaatttgaCAATCAAGTACTAGTTCTACGGAAGAGCATTAATGTAATTGGTATTCTAGTACTAAGAAGTTGGACAAAAGTACGAGCCCCACTTTGACAGTTTGACTACTTCCTCAAATCAAAGATGGATGATGCTTTGCTTTTCTGGAGCATGAAGCCTGATGCTACTCTAGATCTatcattgttattattgggaTGCTGAAGCACCTAGTTCAATTTTTAGACGTTTCCcaaatttgtttttctattagaagtttgttttccttatttttggctataatttggggtttaatttattcattttacataagtaaactttttttttggagggtaataaaaaaaactaatctaaTTGGATAAAATTTGGGAGCCTTCCACAATTTGGGGAACTTAGGTGGTTGCCTAACTCGTTTGGAGAAATACTAtgttcacaataatttcacaacaaatcgtATATAATAGATTGTTATAGATTGTTATTAATGGACAAAAAAGTAACTCACCTGGGGCAAGAGCTGACACTtatcttaattattattttacgaGTTAATTATTCACAATATGCTGAgttataattcaattgttaatGTTAGAGTtctattctttaattttgttcagGTGGTTGCCTTGTGATCAAGGGGAACAACCGAACAGGTGGTCAGCTACAAAATGGGTGTGTAAATGAGTACAAGATTTGAGCTACGTACTGTGTGTTAAAGGAAATTTTGTATTCCCAGAATAGATAATTAAGAAATCATTAgtatctcatttttaattagCAATTTAGTGGTTATTAGAAATAGAAATACATATCAGTTGATACCCAAGATGTGTTTATTTACAAACATTAAGATATTGATTGTTGCATACATGTAGAGACATTGATAAAGTGATAagtattcttcttctttcttttttaaattctttttactTATTGGAGTATTCGAACCTAGGTTCTCCTTTGTAGGAGAATTGGACAATACCATTTAATCAAAAGGCTTTTGGTGATAAGTAGAAACTACTTGTCTTCATAGATTAGCAATAGAGTGACTAACCAGAGGACTGGGATCCAAAGAAGCAAAGGCGAGGAGCTCTGGATTGCATTCTAATCTAGCCATGTCTCGCTCATCTATGGTTACCCAAGCTTCTATCCCGTCACCCAATCGTGTGTCATTCAAAATTATTAGATTCGTGAATACTGAATCACTTGTACCAATGCTGCTGACCCATATAGGCTTTCCCCACCCAAAATCAACTTCATAGAATCCAAAATTACACCAACTGTTAAACCCAAAGTAGTCTACTTCCTCATTGGACCCTAGCCTTCCTATTTCTTTGAGAGACTCATACATCACAGACTTCCTCTTTTCACCTCTCagttttttaacaaaatcgCCATTAATTTTTGATATTCCACCCCTTATCTTACCAACCAAGCCTTGCAATCCTGACTCATCATTACCCCTGCACCGAGCACCCACTATCCAAAGGAGATTTCCAGTAGAATACTCCGGCAAAGGCGGTTCTAATTTTCTTCGCAGATTCACTACATGGGTCAATATGGAAGGCTTTTGGAAACCATTGTTTTCTTTAGAGGCAGCCATGACGTGCTTCCATATGAAAGCTGAAAGCACCTCTACATGCGTAGGGTGTTGCACACATGAACTGGTTGCTTGCATCTTAAGTGTGGCTATTGCCGAGGCATGAAACACAAATCTCCTTGTCACACTCTTTCCCTTTTTCGAAGTCGAACCGAACATAGCCATTGATAAATCTCTAAGCCATAAATCATTTGTGGGGAAGAGATTCGTTGCATCAGAATTGGGGTATACAGATACTGCTTCATAAGATCCTCTAGCCATTTTAGCCCATGCCTTGAGAAAGGTGCTGAATGCTATACCATCAAGGATCTTGTGCGCGATGCATAGTCCAATGGCTATTCCACCACACTTGAAGACACTTACTTGAATATTAGTCACGTAAGTTCCAACATATGATTCTTTCAAAATGAATTCACAAGGAAGGAACTTATGTAGTAACAAAAGGTTAGGTTGGCTAAGAAATTCAGATAGACAAACATTAACTTGGGCTTCCACAAAATAAGCCCCTTCATCGTTGCAATCGATGTAGAGATCATCTTTGATCTTTCCAGCTAGTGGATAGTATAGAGTTAAGATCTCTGACAAAGATTTCTTTAGCAATTCTAACCTCTTGGGAATGCTGCTAAGGTTTGAGCTGTCATTAATGGGATAGAAGAGGATGACTGGACCATAAGGAGCAAGAATAAGCTGATCTAATAGGGAAAACTTGAATGTTCTGAGGTTAGAGGGTGTTGGGGAAGATGGTTTGACTTGCTCCTCGGAAGCAATTCCTACCTCCATTTTCATTGTTTTGGCTTTCATTGAAGTTGGAGGAAACTGCAAGAGCTTCTACACTATTTATGTGTGAGGTGGCCAAGGATATATATTGGTACAAATTATGggcaataaaaacaaaaggggaAGACAAGtccttttccttctcttcactattctgatttttttagcgttcaaaattttgaagttttggtGGTCacaatttagaaaaaattgtgatCATATCTATATATGATGTATGGTCATCTGACGAAAAATACGAGTTCTATGTGGCAGTGATCCTGAAGATTTGGAAGTCAACAACTAAGGCAATTATAGCAGCCCGCAACAATAATTAGAGATAAGTATTTGGAATCTTGAATATCctaaatatattatataggttccttgattaaagttaattt
This genomic stretch from Castanea sativa cultivar Marrone di Chiusa Pesio chromosome 1, ASM4071231v1 harbors:
- the LOC142615652 gene encoding epi-neemfruitin B 7-O-acetyltransferse L7AT-like, encoding MKMEVGIASEEQVKPSSPTPSNLRTFKFSLLDQLILAPYGPVILFYPINDSSNLSSIPKRLELLKKSLSEILTLYYPLAGKIKDDLYIDCNDEGAYFVEAQVNVCLSEFLSQPNLLLLHKFLPCEFILKESYVGTYVTNIQVSVFKCGGIAIGLCIAHKILDGIAFSTFLKAWAKMARGSYEAVSVYPNSDATNLFPTNDLWLRDLSMAMFGSTSKKGKSVTRRFVFHASAIATLKMQATSSCVQHPTHVEVLSAFIWKHVMAASKENNGFQKPSILTHVVNLRRKLEPPLPEYSTGNLLWIVGARCRGNDESGLQGLVGKIRGGISKINGDFVKKLRGEKRKSVMYESLKEIGRLGSNEEVDYFGFNSWCNFGFYEVDFGWGKPIWVSSIGTSDSVFTNLIILNDTRLGDGIEAWVTIDERDMARLECNPELLAFASLDPSPLVSHSIANL